From Amphiura filiformis chromosome 20, Afil_fr2py, whole genome shotgun sequence, a single genomic window includes:
- the LOC140141789 gene encoding uncharacterized protein produces the protein MSVLFVYSILLLTTMVVIKDVHTITTDDVTMATTKDATTMSSDQFPNTPNCTLTTTNDSFSKLQLLMTLSPAIIYMKLNFTDLEFRSATGYLNKTTSILDPFTWIWASKGKGYLLRHFFDNYLVVSFGTLNSGVHYTTIQIDTSDCPNFMNVSDATKLEILANFLTLCSNRACASINEKRETCKDYQVCQSLMSDRFSHVRVLFYSLHYVLLRSTDNKCWSSVTNNGSGEVIAEVISKHYCCGAYTSVVNNAIQYLLIQYIPIIVLIMIMQEKAPIHISNSEVWIGPNDSVPVGLKYWLFTWNGGKYGSRFVSSLRYLIMFILINLVSFLDLIMMYFTDDTYHVKRTSVFRYMIRFNTYLILLVSFCFCTLVITVIFLFVIWKKYEQLQSAVKYTIQMHRRLIPSMKGSTDMNLQSHISWDVEFRNYIKRCIQVPFDTRYTFDFVNGISPSLPG, from the exons ATGTCAGTTTTATTCGTTTATAGTATTCTGTTGTTAACAACAATGGTGGTTATTAAAG ATGTACACACGATTACCACTGATGATGTAACTATGGCTACCACCAAAGATGCAACAACTATGTCATCGGACCAATTCCCGAATACACCGAATTGTACGCTTACAACTACCAACGATTCTTTCTCCAAACTTCAACTTTTAATGACACTCTCGCCAGCCATCATATACATGAAGCTAAATTTCACAGATTTAGAATTTAGGTCTGCAACTGGCTATTTGAATAAAACCACAAGCATTCTGGACCCATTCACGTGGATTTGGGCAAGCAAGGGTAAAGGTTATCTTTTACGTCATTTTTTCGATAACTACTTGGTCGTCTCCTTCGGAACATTGAATTCGGGTGTTCATTATACAACAATACAGATTGATACATCGGATTGTCCAAATTTCATGAACGTTTCGGACGCGACCAAACTCGAAATATTGGCTAACTTTTTGACGCTTTGTAGTAATAGAGCATGCGCAAGTATAAATGAAAAACGTGAAACGTGTAAAGATTATCAGGTCTGTCAATCATTAATGTCTGACCGCTTCTCACATGTAAGAGTGCTATTCTATTCACTTCATTATGTACTCCTAAGAAGCACTGATAACAAATGCTGGTCATCAGTGACAAACAATGGATCTGGTGAAGTTATCGCGGAAGTTATATCCAAACATTATTGTTGTGGTGCTTACACTAGTGTTGTGAATAATGCAATACAGTACTTGCTTATTCAGTATATTCCAATCATCGTGTTAATAATGATAATGCAGGAAAAAGCGCCAATTCACATTTCAAATTCTGAAGTATGGATAGGACCAAATGATAGTGTACCGGTTGGGCTGAAATACTGGCTGTTTACTTGGAATGGTGGCAAATATGGATCCAGATTTGTGTCTTCTCTACGATATCTAATCATGTTCATTTTGATAAATCTGGTTAGTTTTCTAGATTTGATCATGATGTATTTCACCGATGACACTTACCATGTTAAACGAACATCTGTATTTCGGTACATGATTAGGTTTAACACGTACTTGATATTGCTTGTGTCCTTCTGCTTTTGTACCTTAGTCATCACAGTGATATTTTTATTTGTGATTTGGAAAAAATACGAACAGCTACAAAGTGCAGTGAAATACACTATTCAGATGCACAGAAGATTAATACCAAGTATGAAAGGTTCCACAGACATGAATCTGCAATCTCATATATCCTGGGATGTCGAATTTCGGAATTATATAAAACGCTGCATCCAGGTACCGTTTGATACGCGATATACATTTGACTTTGTAAATGGCATCTCCCCTTCCCTGCCTGGATGA